A window of the Streptomyces sp. NBC_01351 genome harbors these coding sequences:
- a CDS encoding DMT family transporter — translation MDASRTTAERAGLAAFAACCLFGGGNAVGVRFSNRELDPLWGAAVRFGAAAVVLLAVMAVMRLPMPRGRALAGAVLYGVLNFGVTFALAYYALVRVQAGLGQTLLALVPLVALLLVVAQRQEPFRGPALAGTLVAAAGVALASHAPLQGGVPVLSLLAMLGAVLSFAEATVLVHRLPPVHPVTMNAVGMSTAAALLLAGSFAAGDTWRLPERPATWWALGYLVVAGSVLTFVLYLVVVRRWGASRAAYVFVVIPVVTIVLSGLLDDEELTAGLLLGAPLVLLGVHLGALRPGRPQRPPDRTRDGT, via the coding sequence GTGGACGCGTCGAGGACGACCGCCGAGCGGGCCGGGCTCGCAGCCTTCGCCGCGTGCTGTCTGTTCGGCGGCGGCAACGCGGTCGGGGTCCGGTTCAGCAACCGCGAGCTGGACCCGCTGTGGGGCGCCGCGGTGCGCTTCGGCGCGGCGGCCGTGGTGCTCCTCGCCGTGATGGCCGTGATGCGCCTGCCGATGCCCCGCGGGCGGGCGCTGGCCGGGGCGGTGCTCTACGGGGTGCTCAACTTCGGGGTGACCTTCGCGCTGGCCTACTACGCGCTCGTACGGGTCCAGGCCGGGCTGGGCCAGACCCTGCTGGCCCTGGTTCCGCTGGTCGCGCTGCTGCTGGTGGTGGCGCAGCGTCAGGAGCCCTTCCGCGGGCCCGCGCTGGCGGGCACCCTCGTGGCGGCCGCCGGGGTGGCGCTGGCCTCGCACGCGCCGCTGCAGGGCGGGGTGCCGGTGCTGTCGCTGCTGGCGATGCTGGGCGCCGTGCTGTCCTTCGCCGAGGCGACCGTGCTCGTGCACCGGCTGCCCCCGGTCCATCCGGTGACGATGAACGCGGTCGGCATGAGCACCGCGGCTGCGCTGCTGCTCGCCGGCTCGTTCGCCGCCGGGGACACCTGGCGGCTGCCGGAGCGGCCGGCGACCTGGTGGGCGCTGGGGTACCTGGTGGTGGCCGGGTCGGTGCTGACCTTCGTCCTCTATCTGGTGGTGGTGCGCCGCTGGGGCGCCTCGCGCGCGGCGTACGTGTTCGTCGTCATCCCGGTGGTGACGATCGTGCTCTCCGGCCTGCTGGACGACGAGGAGTTGACGGCGGGTCTGCTGCTGGGCGCCCCGCTGGTGCTGCTCGGGGTGCACCTCGGAGCGCTGCGGCCGGGAAGGCCGCAGCGGCCCCCGGACCGGACCCGGGACGGGACCTGA
- a CDS encoding bifunctional adenosylcobinamide kinase/adenosylcobinamide-phosphate guanylyltransferase, whose protein sequence is MELTLLGTGTPQGLPRPGCPCATCAVSVGTRSRAATAVLVDGALLLDLTPGAVLAGARAGHSLAGVRQVLLTHPHDGPAVELPPGLPAAGRVPDGRELSVISGHRVRAVPMDAPGTGYEVTGPDGGRLLYLPPGGAPAGTNGKRGQRPYDMVLADVLGRPEALARLRASGAVGPATDVIAVHLDHDTPPGPELERRCAAAGARAVRDGTTVIVGEYHSVPDLPRRTLVLGGARSGKSLEAERRLESFPEVVYVATGGTRDGDAEWAQRVGLHRERRPGSWRTLETCELAPLLAEPGAPLLVDCLALWLTDAMDRAGAWDDAVWAATGQKDLRERTAELVAAVRATRRRVVLVSNEVGGGVVPATASGRRFRDELGRLNATVAGECEHVLLVVAGQAIVLKN, encoded by the coding sequence GTGGAACTCACTCTGCTCGGCACCGGCACACCCCAGGGCCTGCCCCGCCCCGGCTGCCCCTGCGCGACCTGCGCGGTATCCGTAGGCACCCGCTCCCGGGCCGCCACGGCCGTACTCGTCGACGGGGCGCTGCTGCTCGACCTGACCCCCGGGGCGGTGCTGGCCGGTGCCCGGGCCGGGCATTCGCTGGCCGGCGTACGGCAGGTCCTGCTGACCCACCCGCACGACGGGCCCGCCGTCGAGCTGCCGCCCGGGCTGCCCGCAGCGGGGCGGGTGCCGGACGGGCGGGAGCTGTCGGTGATCTCGGGGCACCGGGTGCGGGCGGTGCCGATGGACGCGCCGGGCACCGGGTACGAGGTGACGGGCCCGGACGGCGGCCGGCTGCTGTACCTGCCGCCCGGCGGGGCGCCCGCGGGGACGAACGGGAAGCGGGGCCAGCGGCCGTACGACATGGTGCTCGCCGACGTGCTGGGCCGGCCCGAGGCCCTGGCCCGGCTGCGGGCGAGCGGTGCGGTGGGCCCGGCCACGGACGTGATCGCCGTCCACCTGGACCACGACACCCCGCCGGGCCCGGAGCTGGAGCGCAGGTGCGCGGCCGCCGGGGCCCGGGCCGTGCGGGACGGGACCACCGTGATCGTCGGGGAGTACCACTCGGTGCCGGACCTGCCGCGCCGGACCCTGGTGCTGGGCGGGGCCCGCTCCGGCAAGTCCCTGGAGGCCGAGCGACGGCTGGAGTCCTTCCCCGAGGTGGTCTACGTGGCCACCGGCGGCACCCGGGACGGGGACGCGGAGTGGGCCCAGCGGGTCGGGCTGCACCGCGAGCGCCGGCCGGGCAGCTGGCGCACGCTGGAGACGTGCGAACTCGCGCCGCTGCTCGCGGAGCCCGGCGCTCCGCTGCTCGTCGACTGCCTGGCGCTCTGGCTCACCGACGCGATGGACCGGGCCGGTGCCTGGGACGACGCGGTCTGGGCCGCGACCGGGCAGAAGGACCTGCGCGAGCGGACCGCGGAGCTGGTGGCGGCGGTCCGCGCGACCCGTCGCCGGGTGGTGCTGGTCAGCAACGAGGTGGGTGGGGGCGTGGTCCCCGCGACCGCTTCGGGCCGCCGTTTCCGCGACGAGCTGGGCCGGCTGAACGCCACCGTCGCGGGCGAGTGCGAGCACGTACTGCTCGTCGTCGCCGGCCAGGCGATCGTGCTCAAGAACTAG